One segment of Aulosira sp. FACHB-615 DNA contains the following:
- a CDS encoding STM4014 family protein, translating to MLNFVLIANPENRRVDFLQQALTHFNLPPATVVDYADLISGKQNLAQFNTPNTIIRFDSPEKNFDIDKAIIAAGFNVSDNGEHQRISPGEAMELEFDKGRILYSRQWYLGWRYLLQKWESQLTPLQGDFMNHPQDIAVMFDKPACHERFSRHNIPVPHSLGKIHNYEHLREQMQTQGIERVFVKLSHGSAASGVVAYRVNSRLESAITTVERVRENGETLLYNSRKISHYTHHEEIADIINILTAEGVQVEEWLPKAHLQGCGFDVRVVVINGEAQHIVVRLGKSPMTNLHLGNERGDTEEFLAKIDAENWEMMKRTCEQAAALFPNSLYCGVDLLILPDWKTHAILEINAFGDLLPGILWNGMDTYTSEVKAILGRDKVDKEDKVDKVDKVDKVDKVDKGDYSPIIH from the coding sequence ATGCTTAACTTTGTCCTAATCGCTAACCCTGAAAATCGCCGTGTCGATTTCCTCCAACAAGCACTAACTCATTTCAACTTACCACCAGCCACGGTAGTAGATTACGCAGACTTAATTTCCGGTAAACAAAACCTCGCACAATTCAACACACCCAACACCATTATCCGCTTCGATTCTCCAGAAAAAAACTTTGATATTGATAAAGCCATCATCGCCGCAGGTTTCAATGTATCAGATAACGGAGAACATCAACGCATCAGTCCCGGCGAAGCTATGGAATTAGAATTCGACAAAGGACGCATCCTCTACTCACGACAGTGGTATTTAGGCTGGCGATATCTCCTGCAAAAATGGGAATCTCAACTTACTCCCCTCCAGGGTGACTTTATGAACCATCCCCAAGACATCGCAGTCATGTTTGATAAACCAGCCTGTCACGAAAGATTCAGTCGTCACAATATCCCCGTTCCTCATTCTCTTGGAAAAATTCACAATTACGAACACTTGCGCGAACAAATGCAAACCCAAGGAATAGAACGAGTATTCGTCAAACTTTCCCACGGTTCCGCCGCTTCTGGAGTCGTTGCTTATCGTGTAAATTCCCGTTTGGAATCAGCTATTACCACTGTCGAAAGAGTGCGAGAAAATGGGGAAACTCTACTTTATAACTCCCGGAAAATTAGTCACTATACCCACCATGAAGAAATCGCCGATATCATCAATATCTTAACAGCAGAAGGCGTACAAGTTGAAGAATGGCTACCCAAAGCACATTTACAAGGATGCGGTTTTGATGTGCGCGTGGTGGTGATTAATGGTGAAGCACAACATATAGTTGTTCGCCTGGGTAAAAGTCCCATGACAAATTTACATTTAGGAAATGAACGGGGAGATACAGAGGAATTTTTAGCAAAAATTGATGCGGAAAACTGGGAGATGATGAAGCGAACTTGCGAACAAGCAGCAGCGTTATTTCCTAATAGTTTATATTGCGGAGTTGATTTACTAATTTTACCAGATTGGAAAACTCACGCGATTTTAGAGATTAATGCTTTTGGTGACTTATTACCGGGGATTTTGTGGAATGGGATGGATACTTATACGAGTGAAGTTAAAGCGATTTTGGGAAGGGACAAGGTAGACAAGGAAGACAAGGTAGACAAGGTAGACAAGGTGGACAAGGTGGACAAGGTAGACAAGGGGGATTATTCGCCGATAATCCATTGA
- a CDS encoding STM4013/SEN3800 family hydrolase, with amino-acid sequence MNEIVGTHDILFITLDTLRYDVAQNLLAQGHTPNLEKVINTGWEERHSPGNFTYAAHHAFFAGFLPTPITPGIHPRIFALGFEGSTTTTDKTCVLDGSNIVSGLAAKGYHTVCIGGVGFFNKRNPLGNVIPSMFAESYWSLELGVTHPKSTENQVNLAREILEKTPSHQRLFLFINISALHQPNYFYLPNAKDQIDTIESHAAALQYVDSQLAKLWNIIRQRHSTFCILCSDHGTTYGEDGYTGHRLSHPVVWTVPYTEFIL; translated from the coding sequence ATGAATGAAATCGTGGGAACTCACGACATCTTATTTATTACTCTAGACACACTGCGTTACGATGTAGCTCAAAATTTACTCGCACAAGGACACACGCCTAATTTAGAAAAAGTTATAAACACAGGTTGGGAAGAACGTCATTCACCAGGAAATTTCACTTACGCGGCGCATCATGCTTTTTTCGCTGGCTTTTTACCTACTCCGATAACGCCAGGAATTCACCCCCGAATTTTTGCTTTAGGATTTGAAGGAAGCACCACCACAACTGATAAAACTTGTGTGTTAGATGGCTCAAATATTGTTAGCGGATTAGCTGCTAAGGGATATCATACAGTTTGCATTGGTGGTGTAGGTTTTTTTAACAAACGCAATCCTTTAGGTAATGTAATTCCTTCGATGTTTGCTGAAAGTTACTGGAGTCTAGAGTTAGGTGTTACTCACCCCAAATCTACAGAAAATCAGGTGAATCTGGCGAGGGAGATTTTAGAAAAAACGCCAAGTCATCAACGCCTATTTTTATTTATAAATATTTCGGCTTTGCATCAGCCAAATTACTTTTATCTTCCCAATGCTAAGGATCAAATTGACACCATTGAATCTCACGCCGCAGCTTTGCAATATGTAGATAGTCAATTAGCTAAACTCTGGAATATTATACGCCAAAGACATTCTACATTTTGTATTCTCTGTTCCGACCACGGGACAACTTATGGTGAGGATGGTTACACTGGACATCGACTCAGCCATCCCGTTGTTTGGACTGTTCCATATACAGAGTTTATTTTATGA
- a CDS encoding STM4012 family radical SAM protein produces MIKTQNPQSKIQNLKSKIAQSPYQAYVYSYPHKTAYRPLTPPIYLPELWTQQDRQALFLYIHIPFCEMRCGFCNLFTTVSHNEDFISQYVRTLQRQAQRIKAVLGDASFARFAIGGGTPTQLPIQHLATVLDIAENTMGAKLQEIPISVEVSPETATEEKLKLLRSHSVDRVSIGVQSFIESEVLATQRRQSNTQVEAALTRIKEAGFPILNIDLIYGLPGQTVNTWLQSIQTALRFHPEEIYLYPLYVRPLTGLGRTDKEWDDIRLACYREGRSLLLSQGYTQVSMRMFRQSGQGGQGRQGSHLSPLSPPSPSPSPVYCCQADGMIGLGCGARSYTNTLHYSNEYAVGAKGISEILQAYIQTPDELFEYAHYGFQLDAEEQRRRYILLSLLSDEGLNFVNYRLRFASEVDADFPELSELLTLSLAMKDEDSLHLTEFGIERSDTIGAWLFSEKVQELMQGYELK; encoded by the coding sequence ATGATTAAAACCCAAAATCCTCAATCTAAAATCCAAAATCTCAAATCAAAAATCGCTCAATCACCCTATCAAGCATACGTTTATTCTTATCCCCACAAAACAGCTTATCGTCCTTTAACTCCGCCGATATATCTCCCCGAACTTTGGACGCAGCAAGATAGACAAGCGTTATTTCTCTATATACATATACCGTTTTGTGAAATGCGTTGTGGTTTCTGCAATTTGTTTACCACAGTCAGCCACAATGAAGATTTTATCAGTCAATATGTCCGCACATTACAGCGACAGGCGCAACGGATAAAAGCGGTGTTGGGTGATGCTTCATTTGCAAGGTTCGCTATTGGTGGGGGAACTCCAACTCAGTTACCCATTCAGCATCTCGCAACTGTTCTCGATATTGCTGAAAATACAATGGGTGCAAAGTTACAGGAAATTCCGATTTCTGTGGAAGTTTCACCAGAAACCGCAACAGAAGAAAAGTTAAAGTTGTTGCGATCGCACTCCGTTGACCGTGTTAGTATTGGTGTCCAAAGTTTCATTGAGTCGGAAGTCTTAGCAACCCAGCGTCGTCAATCTAATACTCAAGTAGAAGCCGCATTGACAAGGATAAAAGAAGCTGGGTTTCCTATTTTGAATATTGATTTGATTTATGGTTTACCTGGACAAACTGTCAATACGTGGTTGCAATCAATACAAACTGCCTTGCGCTTTCACCCAGAGGAAATTTATCTATATCCCTTGTATGTACGGCCGTTAACAGGTTTAGGACGCACAGATAAAGAATGGGACGATATTCGTTTAGCTTGTTACCGCGAAGGGCGATCGCTTCTATTATCGCAAGGATATACCCAAGTTTCGATGCGGATGTTTCGACAAAGTGGACAAGGTGGACAAGGAAGACAAGGTAGCCATCTTTCTCCCTTGTCTCCCCCCTCTCCCTCCCCCTCCCCCGTCTACTGCTGTCAAGCCGACGGTATGATTGGTTTAGGTTGCGGCGCACGTTCCTACACCAATACTCTGCACTATTCTAATGAGTATGCGGTGGGTGCAAAGGGAATCAGCGAGATTTTGCAAGCATATATTCAAACACCCGATGAGTTATTTGAATACGCGCACTATGGCTTTCAACTAGATGCAGAAGAACAACGTCGGCGATATATTTTATTATCTTTACTTTCCGATGAAGGATTAAATTTCGTTAATTATCGCCTGCGATTTGCTAGTGAAGTAGACGCTGATTTTCCCGAACTTTCAGAATTGCTAACTTTAAGTTTGGCGATGAAAGATGAAGATAGTTTACACTTAACTGAATTTGGTATTGAACGTTCTGATACTATCGGCGCGTGGTTATTTTCTGAAAAAGTTCAGGAATTAATGCAGGGTTATGAGTTGAAATAG
- a CDS encoding STM4011 family radical SAM protein — protein MHLTILYRGSLISCNYGCEYCPFAKRQQTAAELAIDQQSLEKFVNWISQHLQHQFSILFTPWGEALIHSWYQQALVKLTHLPNVNKAAIQTNLSCQLDWVEECNKDKLALWATFHSEWVSRDRFLSKCLQLNHQNVKLSVGVVGFPKFKSEIAALRQELPNQIYLWINAVKAELPNLSSADREFFQSIDPLYELNTKHYPSFGHSCRAGKSVISVDGDGTIRRCHFIKSPIGNIYDSDWETALSDQPCTNQTCHCHIGYVHLDYLNMNQVFGSGLLERIPDNWAIHR, from the coding sequence ATGCACCTCACCATCCTTTATCGCGGCTCTTTAATCAGTTGCAACTATGGCTGTGAATATTGTCCCTTTGCGAAACGCCAACAAACAGCCGCAGAATTAGCAATTGATCAACAATCTTTAGAAAAGTTTGTCAATTGGATTTCCCAACATCTCCAACATCAATTTTCAATTCTGTTCACTCCTTGGGGAGAAGCCTTAATTCATTCTTGGTATCAGCAAGCCTTGGTAAAATTAACCCATTTACCCAACGTTAATAAAGCCGCAATTCAAACTAATCTCTCTTGTCAACTAGATTGGGTAGAGGAATGTAACAAAGATAAATTGGCACTTTGGGCTACTTTTCACTCAGAATGGGTATCACGCGATCGCTTTTTATCCAAATGCCTGCAATTAAACCACCAAAATGTTAAATTGAGCGTCGGAGTTGTGGGCTTCCCCAAGTTTAAATCAGAAATAGCCGCTTTACGTCAAGAATTACCAAACCAAATTTATCTGTGGATTAATGCTGTCAAAGCTGAACTCCCCAATTTATCATCAGCAGACAGAGAGTTTTTCCAATCTATCGACCCATTATATGAATTAAATACCAAACATTATCCTAGTTTTGGTCATTCTTGTCGGGCTGGAAAATCAGTAATTTCTGTTGATGGCGATGGGACAATACGCCGTTGTCATTTTATTAAATCACCAATTGGTAATATTTATGATTCTGATTGGGAAACAGCTTTATCTGACCAACCTTGCACTAACCAAACTTGTCATTGTCATATTGGTTATGTCCATCTTGATTACTTAAACATGAATCAAGTTTTTGGTTCTGGACTTTTAGAAAGGATTCCCGATAATTGGGCTATCCATAGATAA
- a CDS encoding tetratricopeptide repeat protein produces MQFSPILATLLLAVTSPALVLYHSQLILAQAPTPTAEERLTEAIMLNNQGEGIVYKDLVGLADLQAGLELFQQSLAIFKQYGAKAGEANSLVNIGYVYLRKGEYPKALDFLQSALDIRRKLRDKENEWIPLSYIAEVYLNLGDYQKALDFYQPALKVLQELKAANPQGYNYATSETILLADIGSVYFRTGKYSPALEFYQQSLTIQKAKGDKSGTAQTLNNIGVVYLNLGNYAQALDSYQQGLKDLQECCSTFYGTQAAIFNNISGAYFSLGQYQKSLEFAEKSTNIYKKLGTGEYQSTDEQAIKLLYNALGQNAQALQQVTNRANVGDAFGKDSFQFQGAALNLNNIGQIYFSLGKYDEALKLYQQALEIYKQNNYKLGLAVALNNIGRVYQNLGNYNQALEYNQQALANYREVGDRTGEGVTISNLGQVYQKQNQYDQALGLYQQAVAIHREVEDKISEAATLKFLGDVLAAQNQPPLAIAFYKQSVNLTETIRQSLRGVPTDVQKSYTETVSERYRRLADLLLQQNRPAEAQQVLDLLKIQEVSDYIGNRGASTPKVTNRNTQRGSTATVAVTPEKLPLKPQEEQISQKYSAIQDKAIALGKELTTLRKIPPQTRTATQEKRLAELVKLEQSTNAEFNKFIKSPSVVALVQQLSATSGQENLNLRQLNSLRDNLRQLNQKAVLLYPLVLDDRLELVIVSADAPPIHRTVPVKAAELNQTINEFREAILVPYKNSKTPANKLYNWLIKPIENDLKQAEAKTIIYAPDGKLRYVPLAALYDGQNWLVQKFVINNITSASLTKLVNQPPTPSNALAAAFTKGEYTVAVGQRQEMFSGLEFAKAEVENVAKILPGSKVILDKDFNPNATIPQMNDYKIVHLATHGKLVDGSPEDSFIVFGDGEHATLRDIENWSLSNVDLVVLSACQTGLGEKSANGQEILGLGYQIQLAGAKATMASLWAVSDGGTQALMNEFYAALKVGKVTKSEALQKAQIALLTGKNSEFNHPYYWSAFILIGNGL; encoded by the coding sequence ATGCAATTTTCCCCAATACTTGCTACTCTCCTACTGGCTGTCACATCACCAGCTTTAGTATTGTATCATTCACAACTTATCCTTGCTCAAGCGCCAACTCCCACTGCGGAAGAACGCCTCACCGAAGCCATCATGTTAAATAATCAAGGTGAGGGAATAGTTTATAAGGATTTAGTGGGTTTGGCTGATTTACAAGCCGGGTTAGAACTCTTTCAACAGTCCTTAGCAATATTTAAACAGTATGGTGCGAAGGCTGGAGAAGCCAATAGCTTGGTAAATATTGGCTACGTTTATTTACGGAAAGGAGAGTACCCTAAAGCACTGGATTTTTTGCAGTCAGCCTTAGATATTCGCCGCAAACTCCGCGATAAAGAGAACGAATGGATACCATTATCTTATATCGCTGAAGTCTATCTGAATCTCGGAGATTATCAAAAAGCTCTCGATTTTTATCAACCTGCTTTAAAAGTTCTCCAAGAACTAAAAGCGGCAAATCCTCAAGGTTATAATTACGCAACTAGCGAAACTATTTTATTAGCAGATATAGGCTCAGTTTACTTCCGTACTGGCAAATATTCTCCAGCTTTAGAGTTTTATCAACAAAGTTTGACAATTCAAAAAGCCAAGGGTGATAAAAGTGGTACTGCTCAAACTTTAAACAACATTGGTGTTGTTTATCTCAACTTGGGAAACTATGCTCAAGCCTTAGATTCTTATCAGCAAGGATTAAAAGATTTACAAGAATGCTGTTCTACTTTTTATGGAACGCAAGCAGCGATTTTCAATAATATTTCAGGTGCATATTTTAGCTTAGGTCAGTATCAAAAGTCCTTGGAGTTTGCGGAAAAGTCTACAAATATTTATAAAAAACTTGGCACTGGAGAATATCAAAGTACAGACGAGCAAGCAATCAAGTTATTGTATAATGCCCTTGGTCAAAATGCTCAAGCTCTGCAACAAGTTACCAATCGTGCTAATGTTGGTGATGCGTTTGGCAAAGATTCATTTCAATTTCAAGGTGCAGCGTTAAATCTGAATAACATTGGGCAGATTTATTTTAGCTTGGGTAAGTATGACGAAGCACTCAAGTTATATCAGCAAGCTTTAGAGATATACAAGCAAAATAACTATAAATTAGGTCTTGCAGTTGCACTAAATAATATTGGACGAGTTTACCAAAATTTAGGTAACTATAACCAAGCCTTGGAATATAATCAGCAGGCTTTAGCTAATTATCGGGAAGTTGGCGATCGCACTGGTGAAGGCGTAACAATTAGTAACTTAGGGCAAGTTTATCAAAAACAAAATCAATACGATCAAGCTTTGGGGTTATATCAGCAAGCTGTTGCTATTCATCGAGAGGTGGAAGACAAAATTAGTGAAGCTGCTACACTGAAGTTTTTAGGGGACGTTTTAGCAGCCCAAAATCAACCACCACTAGCGATCGCATTTTACAAGCAATCGGTTAATTTAACCGAAACGATTCGCCAAAGTTTGCGGGGTGTGCCGACAGATGTTCAGAAATCTTACACCGAAACCGTCTCGGAAAGATATCGCCGTCTAGCTGATTTATTATTGCAGCAAAATCGTCCAGCCGAAGCGCAACAAGTTTTAGATTTGCTGAAAATTCAGGAAGTTAGTGATTATATTGGCAATCGCGGCGCTAGTACACCAAAAGTCACAAATCGCAATACTCAACGGGGAAGTACTGCAACCGTAGCAGTGACACCCGAAAAATTACCGTTGAAACCACAGGAAGAGCAAATATCTCAGAAGTATAGCGCCATTCAAGATAAAGCGATCGCTCTTGGGAAAGAACTCACCACCCTGCGAAAAATTCCCCCGCAAACCCGTACCGCAACGCAAGAAAAACGCCTTGCTGAATTAGTGAAACTGGAACAAAGTACTAACGCCGAATTTAACAAGTTTATTAAAAGTCCCTCGGTTGTGGCGTTGGTACAACAATTATCAGCCACATCAGGACAGGAAAATTTAAACTTACGCCAACTTAATTCTTTAAGAGATAACTTACGCCAGTTAAATCAAAAAGCTGTTTTGTTATATCCTTTAGTTTTAGATGACAGGTTAGAGTTAGTTATTGTCTCGGCTGATGCGCCACCAATTCATCGTACTGTACCAGTCAAAGCCGCAGAATTAAACCAAACAATTAATGAATTTCGAGAAGCAATTCTTGTTCCTTACAAAAATAGTAAAACCCCAGCCAATAAATTATATAACTGGTTGATTAAACCTATAGAAAATGACTTAAAACAAGCCGAAGCTAAAACTATAATTTATGCCCCTGATGGTAAATTGAGATATGTGCCGTTAGCCGCATTATATGATGGGCAGAATTGGTTAGTGCAGAAGTTTGTCATTAATAATATTACCTCTGCTAGTTTGACTAAATTAGTGAATCAACCACCAACCCCAAGTAATGCTTTAGCTGCGGCTTTTACTAAAGGCGAATATACAGTAGCAGTTGGTCAACGCCAAGAAATGTTTAGTGGTTTAGAATTTGCTAAAGCTGAAGTTGAAAACGTAGCTAAAATTCTTCCTGGTAGCAAGGTTATCTTAGATAAAGATTTTAATCCTAATGCAACAATTCCCCAAATGAATGATTACAAAATTGTACATTTGGCGACGCATGGTAAGTTGGTAGATGGTTCCCCAGAAGATTCATTTATTGTGTTTGGTGATGGCGAACACGCGACTTTACGAGATATCGAAAATTGGTCTTTGTCAAATGTTGATTTAGTAGTGTTGAGTGCTTGTCAGACTGGTTTAGGTGAAAAATCAGCCAATGGACAAGAAATTTTAGGGTTAGGATATCAGATCCAATTAGCAGGTGCGAAAGCTACAATGGCTTCATTATGGGCTGTATCTGATGGTGGGACACAAGCTTTAATGAATGAGTTTTATGCAGCTTTGAAAGTGGGGAAAGTTACTAAATCTGAGGCGTTACAAAAGGCGCAAATTGCTTTATTGACGGGGAAGAATAGTGAGTTTAATCATCCTTATTATTGGTCGGCTTTTATTTTAATTGGTAATGGGTTGTAG